The following are encoded together in the Magnetospirillum gryphiswaldense MSR-1 v2 genome:
- a CDS encoding nuclear transport factor 2 family protein yields the protein MLNAWADFWQELTPDGINRVRDLCVPTIRFVDPFNDLIGVEALERLLAHMFATTGNPRFIVTDRALGRHAGYLRWDFSALIRGRAVHLTGMSEVAFAADGRVALHRDHWDAGAQVYGQVPVLGAALRLVKARLALPPV from the coding sequence ATGCTGAACGCCTGGGCCGATTTCTGGCAGGAACTGACCCCCGACGGTATCAACCGGGTGCGGGATTTGTGCGTTCCCACCATCCGCTTCGTCGACCCCTTCAATGACTTGATCGGGGTGGAGGCGTTGGAGCGGTTGTTGGCCCATATGTTCGCCACCACCGGCAATCCTCGCTTCATCGTCACCGACCGCGCCCTGGGCCGCCATGCCGGCTATTTGCGCTGGGATTTCAGCGCCCTGATCCGAGGCCGCGCCGTCCACCTGACCGGGATGAGCGAGGTGGCTTTCGCCGCCGATGGCCGCGTTGCCCTGCATCGCGACCATTGGGATGCCGGCGCCCAGGTCTATGGTCAGGTGCCGGTTCTGGGTGCGGCGCTGCGGCTGGTCAAGGCACGCCTGGCGTTACCCCCGGTTTGA
- a CDS encoding DUF3833 domain-containing protein produces MTRFFAVTLSALLFLTGCSTMKPADFAQRQPPLVLEQYFAGTTKAWGLFEDRFGTVRRQFSVDITGEWNGQTLVLDEFFRYDDGETDRRIWTIDKRADGTYAGRAGDVVGTADGQAAGNALNWRYVMDLKVGDGTWRVAFDDWMFLQGDGVMINRARVNKWGVELGQVTLFFVKPGVTPGVP; encoded by the coding sequence ATGACCAGATTTTTCGCCGTCACCTTGTCCGCCCTGTTGTTCCTGACCGGATGCTCGACCATGAAACCAGCCGACTTCGCGCAACGACAGCCGCCTTTGGTGCTGGAACAGTATTTCGCCGGCACCACCAAGGCATGGGGCCTGTTCGAGGATCGCTTCGGCACCGTCCGCCGCCAGTTCAGCGTCGATATCACCGGCGAATGGAACGGGCAGACGCTGGTTCTGGACGAGTTCTTCCGCTACGACGACGGCGAAACCGACCGCCGGATCTGGACCATCGACAAGCGGGCCGACGGAACCTATGCCGGACGGGCCGGGGACGTGGTCGGCACCGCCGACGGTCAAGCCGCCGGCAATGCCCTGAATTGGCGCTATGTCATGGATCTGAAGGTGGGCGACGGCACCTGGCGGGTGGCGTTCGACGATTGGATGTTCCTGCAAGGCGACGGGGTGATGATCAACCGTGCCCGCGTCAACAAATGGGGGGTGGAACTGGGGCAGGTGACGCTGTTCTTCGTCAAACCGGGGGTAACGCCAGGCGTGCCTTGA
- a CDS encoding MFS transporter, giving the protein MSPARRHLLIYGLPALPLAALGIPVHVHLPTFYAEQVGLGLAATGLALLAARLFDAVADPLVGLLSDHGRHRRKLWLAASLPLLAVAGWHLFRPDEGVGFGYLALWSGLFHLGLTMALVAYQAWGTELSDDYHQRSVVAGWREAFALIGVVTAIALPALLAWSNADILAKLFPPAMIVLVLAVAAAALWLPEQPPRPGIGFGALVPLLANRPFRRLIAAQTINALANALPATLFLLFVGDRLGRADLAGGLLMGYLLAAIISVAPWLAAARRWGKHRAWAASLALTALAFLPALALGSGDWMVFAVICLLTGFGLGADLALPASMLADVIDEHAAVSGQGHAGLYVALWSLAAKLALAVAVGLAFPLLQLSAFVPGSGQAPFALALLYAGVPVALKLAAAAMIHRFPLDRARQIELRRRITLLPEAAP; this is encoded by the coding sequence ATGAGCCCAGCCCGGCGCCACCTGCTCATCTATGGCCTGCCGGCGCTGCCGCTGGCGGCGCTGGGCATTCCGGTACACGTGCATCTGCCGACCTTTTATGCCGAACAGGTGGGGCTGGGACTGGCGGCCACCGGCTTGGCGTTGCTGGCGGCCCGGTTGTTCGACGCCGTCGCCGATCCGCTGGTCGGGTTGCTCAGCGACCACGGACGCCACCGCCGCAAGCTGTGGCTGGCCGCCAGCCTGCCCTTGCTGGCGGTGGCCGGCTGGCATCTGTTCCGGCCCGACGAGGGCGTCGGCTTCGGCTATCTGGCCCTGTGGTCGGGCCTGTTCCACCTGGGCCTGACCATGGCCCTGGTCGCCTATCAGGCTTGGGGCACCGAATTGTCGGACGATTATCATCAGCGCAGCGTGGTCGCCGGCTGGCGCGAGGCCTTCGCCCTGATCGGGGTGGTGACCGCCATCGCCTTGCCGGCCTTGCTGGCGTGGAGCAACGCCGACATTCTGGCCAAGCTGTTCCCGCCCGCCATGATCGTGTTGGTGCTGGCGGTGGCCGCCGCCGCGCTGTGGCTGCCGGAACAGCCGCCGCGTCCCGGTATCGGGTTCGGCGCCCTGGTGCCGCTGCTGGCCAACCGTCCGTTCCGCCGACTGATCGCGGCACAGACCATCAACGCCTTGGCCAACGCCCTGCCGGCCACCTTGTTCCTGCTTTTTGTCGGCGACCGCCTGGGCCGCGCCGACTTGGCCGGAGGACTGTTGATGGGCTATCTGCTGGCGGCGATCATCTCGGTGGCGCCGTGGCTGGCGGCGGCGCGGCGCTGGGGAAAACACCGGGCCTGGGCCGCGTCCCTGGCCTTGACCGCCCTGGCCTTCCTGCCCGCCCTGGCGCTGGGTTCGGGGGACTGGATGGTATTTGCCGTGATCTGCCTGTTGACCGGTTTCGGCCTGGGGGCGGATCTAGCCCTGCCGGCGTCCATGCTGGCCGACGTCATCGACGAACACGCGGCGGTCAGCGGCCAAGGCCATGCCGGCCTTTACGTGGCGCTGTGGAGTCTGGCCGCCAAACTGGCCCTGGCCGTCGCCGTGGGCCTGGCCTTTCCGCTGCTGCAATTGTCCGCTTTCGTCCCCGGATCGGGACAGGCCCCCTTTGCCCTGGCCCTGCTTTACGCCGGTGTGCCGGTCGCCTTGAAGCTGGCCGCCGCCGCCATGATCCATCGCTTTCCCCTCGATCGAGCCCGCCAGATCGAGTTGCGCCGGCGAATCACCCTGCTGCCGGAGGCCGCGCCATGA
- a CDS encoding SAM-dependent methyltransferase, which translates to MSAQTLLLPVLAGSAHLSESVILGLLRQRLRQGRLTLTLPSGRTHVLEGPAAGPQAAMHVRRPRMVRRLLTGGAVGLGESYMDGDWDSPDLTALLELADLNDRAHGQTLDGHPLARLLLRLWHHRRDNSRRGSRRNIAAHYDLGNAFYAPWLDAGMTYSAALFATPDDSLEAAQTRKYRALADDIGLRPGMSVLEIGCGWGGFAEIAARDYGARVVGLTLSREQHDWANRRLKQAGLAETVDIRLQDYRDVQGQFDRIVSIEMIEAVGERWWPTYFSTLRERLKSGGKAGLQAITIADDRFDDYRAGCDFIQRHVFPGGMLPSPAALRRQAEMAGLGLTTTRCFGADYDRTLALWHQAFQEAWPGLQPLGFDTRFKRLWEFYMAYCRAGFRTDAIDVRHLVLDRP; encoded by the coding sequence ATGAGTGCTCAAACCTTGCTCTTGCCGGTGCTGGCCGGCTCTGCCCACCTTTCCGAATCGGTGATTCTCGGCCTGCTTCGGCAACGCCTGCGCCAGGGGCGGCTGACCCTGACCCTGCCCTCGGGGCGGACGCATGTGCTTGAAGGCCCTGCCGCCGGTCCGCAGGCCGCCATGCACGTCCGCCGCCCGCGCATGGTGCGCCGGCTGCTGACCGGTGGGGCGGTCGGGCTGGGGGAATCCTACATGGATGGCGATTGGGACAGCCCCGACCTGACCGCCTTGCTGGAATTGGCCGACCTCAACGACCGCGCCCACGGCCAGACGCTGGACGGTCACCCGCTGGCCCGCCTGCTGCTGCGACTGTGGCATCACCGCCGCGACAACAGCCGGCGCGGCAGCCGCCGCAACATCGCCGCCCATTACGACCTGGGCAACGCCTTTTACGCCCCCTGGCTGGATGCCGGCATGACCTATTCGGCCGCCTTGTTCGCCACCCCGGATGACAGTCTGGAAGCGGCCCAGACCCGGAAATACCGGGCCCTGGCCGACGACATCGGCTTAAGGCCGGGCATGAGCGTGCTGGAGATCGGCTGCGGCTGGGGCGGTTTCGCCGAGATCGCCGCCCGTGACTATGGGGCCCGGGTGGTCGGACTGACCTTGTCGCGCGAACAGCACGACTGGGCCAATCGCCGCCTGAAGCAGGCCGGGCTGGCCGAGACGGTGGACATCCGCCTACAGGATTACCGCGACGTCCAGGGGCAATTCGACCGCATCGTCTCCATCGAGATGATCGAGGCGGTGGGGGAACGCTGGTGGCCCACCTACTTCTCGACCCTGCGCGAACGACTGAAAAGCGGCGGTAAGGCCGGCTTGCAGGCCATCACCATCGCCGACGACCGCTTCGACGATTATCGCGCTGGCTGCGACTTTATCCAGCGCCACGTCTTCCCCGGCGGCATGTTGCCCAGCCCGGCGGCGCTGCGACGCCAGGCCGAGATGGCCGGACTGGGCCTGACCACCACACGCTGCTTCGGCGCCGATTACGACCGCACCCTGGCACTGTGGCACCAGGCGTTCCAGGAGGCCTGGCCCGGCTTGCAGCCCTTGGGCTTCGACACCCGCTTCAAGCGTCTGTGGGAATTCTACATGGCCTATTGCCGGGCCGGCTTTCGCACCGACGCCATCGATGTGCGCCATCTGGTGCTGGACCGGCCATGA
- a CDS encoding DUF6134 family protein, with product MPRLAMSVLFLILALTPPAWASQDVSFTVLRDGTPIGHHRVQVQRQGEDTTVTVSIALDVSFGFVPLYSYRHHANEVWRGDRLIALDSRTDDDGEAMAVTVRATADGLMVDGPDGRHLLPPDTVPTSYWNPALVADRPLLDSQYGRLLDIDRQKLALGRWRLAGELNLDIDYDAGGRWSGLWFRHKGSNFAYQPSPVIGGKP from the coding sequence ATGCCCAGATTGGCGATGTCTGTCCTGTTTCTGATCCTGGCGCTGACCCCACCCGCGTGGGCGAGCCAGGACGTGTCTTTCACCGTGTTGCGGGACGGCACGCCCATTGGTCATCATCGCGTCCAGGTGCAGCGCCAGGGCGAGGACACCACGGTGACCGTATCCATTGCCCTGGATGTCTCGTTCGGTTTCGTCCCGCTTTATTCCTATCGCCATCATGCCAACGAGGTTTGGCGCGGCGACCGGCTGATCGCGCTCGACAGTCGCACCGATGACGACGGTGAGGCCATGGCGGTGACCGTCCGTGCCACCGCCGACGGGCTGATGGTGGACGGCCCCGATGGCCGCCACCTGCTGCCGCCGGACACGGTGCCCACCAGCTATTGGAACCCCGCCCTGGTCGCCGACCGGCCGCTCTTGGATAGCCAGTACGGCCGTCTGCTCGACATCGACCGCCAGAAGCTGGCCCTTGGTCGGTGGCGACTGGCCGGGGAACTGAATTTGGACATCGACTATGATGCCGGCGGTCGCTGGTCGGGTCTTTGGTTCCGCCACAAGGGATCGAATTTCGCCTACCAACCCAGTCCCGTCATCGGGGGCAAGCCATGA
- a CDS encoding SDR family NAD(P)-dependent oxidoreductase, with translation MTARVWITGAGSGIGAALAQRLAATGNDVVASGRRPQPLAALAASYPGRIRPMPVDVTDRDAVARTVKAMGAVDMAVLCAGDHRPTPAQAFDAETVRHLLEVNLMGTVHCLEALLPAMLERRRGHLVLVASVAGYRGLPTAAGYSASKAAVIALAESLRLDLAGSGVRVTLVNPGFVDTPLTRRNSFAMPDIISPATAADHVLRGLDGNGFEIAFPRRFALAMKLLRILPDRVYFPLMRKVTGC, from the coding sequence ATGACCGCGCGTGTATGGATCACCGGCGCCGGATCAGGCATCGGCGCTGCCCTGGCGCAGCGGCTTGCCGCCACGGGCAATGACGTGGTGGCCAGCGGGCGCCGCCCGCAACCCTTGGCTGCTTTGGCGGCGTCGTATCCGGGGCGCATCCGCCCCATGCCGGTGGACGTGACCGATCGCGACGCGGTGGCCAGGACGGTAAAGGCCATGGGGGCGGTGGACATGGCGGTGTTGTGCGCCGGCGATCACCGCCCGACACCGGCCCAGGCCTTCGACGCAGAAACCGTCCGCCACTTGCTGGAGGTGAACCTGATGGGAACGGTGCATTGCCTCGAGGCCTTGCTGCCAGCCATGCTGGAGCGCCGGCGCGGGCATCTGGTCCTGGTCGCCTCGGTCGCCGGATATCGCGGCCTGCCCACCGCCGCCGGCTATTCGGCAAGCAAGGCAGCGGTCATCGCCCTGGCCGAATCGCTGCGATTGGACCTCGCCGGCAGCGGTGTGCGGGTCACTCTGGTCAATCCCGGCTTCGTCGACACGCCGCTGACACGGCGCAACAGCTTCGCCATGCCCGACATCATCTCGCCCGCTACCGCCGCCGATCACGTCTTGCGGGGCTTGGACGGCAACGGCTTCGAGATCGCCTTTCCCCGCCGCTTCGCCTTGGCCATGAAGCTGTTAAGGATTCTGCCCGATCGGGTGTATTTTCCCTTGATGCGCAAGGTGACCGGATGCTGA